A portion of the Granulosicoccus antarcticus IMCC3135 genome contains these proteins:
- the argS gene encoding arginine--tRNA ligase — MSAAFTQVADSIGTDSATQPVDPLLQASRHADFQANAAMAMAKALKKNPREIATAVIEAVAANELIDQLEIAGPGFINITLAPGALGGLLAEQRADALLGFVPPSQQTIVIDYSAPNVAKEMHVGHLRSTIIGDACVRLLEWQGHNVIRRNHLGDWGTPFGMLIEHLLDMGETEATQELSQGDLNGFYRAARQKFADSEEFQTRARNRVVSLQSGDVETLRLWKLLIEQSQKYFMQVYAQLEVRLDGSEFVGESAYNDELAPTLEALRSLGLIQTSDGAECLFPPGFTNRDNEPLPLIVRKRDGGYGYAATDLAALRQRTQTLNADRLLYVVGSPQSQHLEMVYEAGRMAGWLQAPATAEHIAFGSVLGSDGKMFKSRTGDTVRLSDLVNEAIDRAAATIEAKNPELSAEERVEVAQMVGIGAVKYADLSSERTRDYVFDFDRMLALEGNTAPYMQYAYARVQSIVRRAMASHGIDAPQIDQAPMIIVDEAEKLLAMQLLRFADVVEDVSDSLLFHRLATYLFDLATAYSGFYNSCPVVDAPDAETRLSRLALCRLTARTLATGLSLLGIRAPEKM; from the coding sequence ATGAGCGCAGCTTTCACCCAGGTGGCCGACAGTATTGGCACCGATTCGGCTACCCAGCCCGTTGACCCGCTGCTGCAGGCCAGCCGCCATGCCGATTTTCAGGCTAATGCGGCCATGGCCATGGCCAAGGCACTCAAAAAGAACCCACGCGAGATAGCAACAGCCGTGATCGAGGCGGTAGCTGCCAACGAGCTGATCGACCAGCTCGAGATTGCCGGCCCCGGTTTCATCAACATCACGCTGGCCCCCGGCGCCTTGGGTGGACTTCTGGCCGAACAGCGCGCTGATGCGCTGCTGGGATTCGTGCCGCCGAGCCAGCAAACCATTGTCATCGACTATTCTGCTCCGAATGTGGCTAAGGAGATGCACGTCGGCCATTTGCGCTCCACCATCATTGGGGACGCCTGCGTGCGCCTGCTGGAGTGGCAGGGACATAATGTGATACGGCGCAACCACTTAGGCGACTGGGGCACCCCGTTCGGCATGCTTATCGAGCATCTGCTGGATATGGGCGAAACTGAAGCCACCCAGGAGCTCTCACAGGGAGATCTGAACGGTTTCTACCGCGCGGCCCGCCAGAAATTCGCAGACTCCGAAGAATTCCAGACACGAGCGCGCAATCGTGTCGTGTCACTGCAATCGGGCGATGTCGAGACCCTGCGCCTTTGGAAGCTGCTGATCGAACAGTCGCAGAAGTATTTCATGCAGGTATACGCGCAACTGGAAGTACGCCTCGATGGTTCTGAATTCGTCGGCGAAAGTGCCTACAATGATGAACTCGCCCCCACCCTGGAAGCGCTGCGCTCGCTGGGCCTGATTCAGACCAGCGATGGTGCCGAGTGCCTGTTTCCTCCCGGCTTTACCAATCGTGATAACGAACCTCTGCCCCTGATCGTGCGCAAGCGCGATGGTGGCTACGGGTATGCTGCAACGGATCTGGCAGCACTGCGTCAACGCACGCAGACACTAAACGCCGATCGCCTGCTGTATGTGGTGGGTTCGCCCCAATCACAGCACTTGGAGATGGTCTATGAGGCCGGACGCATGGCTGGCTGGTTACAAGCACCGGCGACTGCCGAACACATCGCCTTCGGCTCCGTACTGGGTTCGGATGGCAAGATGTTCAAAAGCCGCACAGGCGACACGGTTCGCCTGTCGGACCTGGTGAACGAGGCCATTGATCGAGCTGCGGCCACCATTGAAGCCAAGAACCCGGAACTCTCGGCTGAAGAGCGCGTGGAAGTGGCGCAGATGGTCGGCATTGGTGCGGTCAAGTACGCCGATCTGTCCAGCGAACGCACCCGCGATTACGTCTTCGATTTCGATCGCATGCTGGCGCTGGAAGGCAATACCGCCCCCTATATGCAATACGCCTACGCCCGGGTTCAGTCCATCGTACGCCGCGCCATGGCAAGTCATGGCATCGACGCCCCTCAGATCGACCAGGCCCCCATGATTATCGTTGACGAGGCTGAAAAGCTGCTGGCCATGCAACTGCTGCGTTTTGCCGATGTCGTCGAAGACGTATCCGACTCACTGCTGTTCCATCGACTGGCTACCTATCTGTTCGATCTGGCCACAGCCTACTCCGGCTTCTACAACTCCTGCCCAGTGGTGGATGCCCCGGACGCAGAGACACGGTTGAGCCGTTTGGCGCTGTGTCGTTTGACGGCACGAACGCTGGCTACTGGCTTGTCATTGTTGGGGATACGGGCGCCAGAAAAAATGTAG
- a CDS encoding alkene reductase: protein MTTIYDPMNLGAVTLKNRIIMAPMTRGRAGSSGVPGELMATYYAQRASAGLLIAEATAVSADGRGWLNSPGLFNDEQQAGWSSVAESVHQAGGKLFVQLWHMGATVHPDFLDGDKAVSSSAIRPKGKHATPLGEGRELGTARPLSIEGISIQVQNFARAARRAIDAGLDGVEIHAANGYLIDQFTRDSCNLRTDDYGGNIDNRLRFMREVVAAVCKAIGADKVGIRLSPTNVSWGVSDSQYQETFTQAVKQLNEFGLAYLHLLEHLPGTEKAVAKLDYLTPQLRKYFDGPVLVNGGYSPESAQKALDSDLADGVAFGVPFIANPDLVARFETGSELAVPESQYFYTPDSAGYTDYESQSPCRICI, encoded by the coding sequence ATGACAACGATTTACGATCCCATGAATCTGGGGGCTGTGACGTTGAAGAACCGAATCATCATGGCGCCGATGACCCGAGGACGTGCCGGCAGCTCAGGTGTACCCGGAGAGTTAATGGCGACGTACTACGCTCAAAGGGCTAGCGCAGGGTTGCTCATTGCCGAGGCTACCGCAGTCAGCGCAGACGGTCGTGGATGGTTGAACTCACCCGGTCTGTTCAACGATGAGCAACAGGCAGGGTGGTCGAGCGTAGCAGAGTCGGTTCATCAAGCCGGTGGCAAGTTGTTTGTACAACTCTGGCACATGGGTGCAACCGTGCATCCGGATTTTCTCGACGGCGATAAGGCCGTTTCCTCTTCGGCTATACGTCCAAAGGGAAAACACGCGACACCTTTGGGAGAAGGGCGGGAGCTGGGTACTGCCAGACCCTTGTCAATCGAAGGCATCAGCATACAGGTACAGAATTTTGCCAGGGCGGCTCGTCGTGCCATCGATGCCGGCCTGGATGGCGTCGAGATTCACGCTGCCAACGGTTACCTGATCGATCAATTCACACGCGATAGCTGTAATTTGCGAACCGATGACTACGGCGGAAACATTGACAACCGTTTGAGGTTCATGCGAGAGGTGGTGGCGGCCGTGTGCAAAGCGATTGGTGCTGACAAAGTAGGTATTCGGCTTTCGCCCACCAATGTGTCATGGGGCGTCAGCGACAGTCAGTATCAGGAGACATTCACTCAGGCAGTCAAGCAGCTCAATGAGTTTGGTCTGGCCTACCTGCACTTGCTGGAACACCTTCCAGGCACTGAGAAAGCCGTAGCAAAGCTGGATTATCTGACTCCGCAGCTGCGCAAGTATTTCGATGGACCGGTGTTGGTCAATGGAGGGTATTCCCCAGAATCAGCACAAAAAGCACTGGATAGTGATCTGGCTGATGGCGTGGCTTTTGGAGTGCCGTTCATTGCCAATCCGGATCTGGTGGCGCGATTTGAAACCGGCAGTGAACTGGCTGTACCCGAGTCACAGTACTTCTATACTCCTGACTCTGCAGGGTATACAGATTACGAATCACAGTCACCATGTCGTATTTGCATCTGA
- a CDS encoding PQQ-dependent sugar dehydrogenase, translated as MTRTRLMLAVALAAAPALLSAQDFNVTPPNSPEQRPAFEGQTRAPVIDQGVELQQEIIAEGLSNPWGMDQLPDGSWLVTERAGTLRSVSTEGVLSDPIKGLPEVDARGQGGLLDVLIAEDFAKTRRVWWSYAEPRGNGKNATAVATGVLSPDRTELEDVQLIFQQQPAWSSTAHFGSRLAFDREGALFITTGERSQREPRQLAQDVSTTLGKVVRIDPMGGPASGNPTIEGALPEIWSYGHRNPQSAALGPDGALWTVEHGPRGGDELNRPEAGLNYGWPVVTYGEEYSGSPIGQGITAESEFEQPLYYWDPVIAPSGMAFYEGELFSDWQGSVLIGGLAGQALVRLELDGTRVTGEARYLQGQGRVRDVDVAQDGSVIILTDSGDGVMLRLKPGR; from the coding sequence ATGACCCGAACTCGCCTGATGCTGGCCGTAGCCCTTGCCGCAGCCCCAGCCCTTTTGAGCGCGCAGGATTTCAATGTAACGCCGCCCAACTCACCCGAGCAACGACCCGCCTTTGAAGGCCAGACCCGAGCACCGGTCATTGATCAGGGCGTCGAACTACAACAGGAAATCATCGCTGAAGGCCTGAGCAATCCCTGGGGAATGGACCAGCTACCGGATGGCAGCTGGTTAGTCACAGAACGAGCAGGAACCCTGCGCTCAGTGTCAACAGAGGGTGTGCTATCGGACCCGATAAAAGGTCTTCCCGAAGTGGATGCGCGTGGTCAGGGTGGCTTGCTGGATGTCTTGATCGCAGAGGATTTTGCGAAAACCCGACGTGTCTGGTGGAGCTATGCCGAGCCTCGTGGCAATGGCAAGAATGCCACCGCCGTGGCCACCGGTGTGTTGTCGCCTGACAGAACTGAGCTTGAGGATGTCCAGCTGATCTTTCAGCAACAGCCAGCCTGGAGCTCCACTGCCCATTTTGGTTCACGATTGGCCTTCGACCGGGAGGGCGCACTTTTCATAACAACCGGCGAACGTTCGCAGCGTGAGCCACGGCAGTTGGCCCAGGATGTTTCAACCACTCTGGGCAAAGTCGTACGCATTGATCCGATGGGAGGCCCCGCATCCGGCAATCCAACGATTGAAGGAGCACTGCCTGAGATCTGGTCCTATGGTCATCGCAATCCCCAGTCAGCAGCCCTGGGACCCGATGGCGCACTCTGGACGGTTGAACATGGACCTCGCGGCGGCGATGAGCTGAACCGACCAGAAGCCGGACTCAACTACGGCTGGCCTGTCGTCACCTATGGCGAGGAGTACTCAGGCAGTCCGATAGGACAAGGCATTACCGCCGAGAGTGAATTCGAACAACCACTGTATTACTGGGATCCCGTCATCGCTCCCAGCGGCATGGCCTTCTATGAAGGCGAGCTATTTTCTGATTGGCAAGGTAGCGTTCTGATCGGTGGTTTGGCAGGACAGGCGCTGGTGAGGCTGGAGCTGGACGGCACTCGCGTCACCGGAGAGGCGCGCTACTTACAAGGCCAGGGCCGGGTTCGTGATGTGGATGTGGCGCAGGATGGGTCGGTGATCATTCTGACTGATTCAGGCGATGGAGTGATGCTTAGGCTCAAGCCCGGGAGATGA
- a CDS encoding AraC family transcriptional regulator, translating to MTTLLTISIGFSVVSALMLLGTYSLLYHRWNKSWTSIATAAILLLTFCVTQLLHLQHIDNPEDLFASKWYSTLILLSSPAFYLFLREYLLVDARLTLRSCLHAIPLLLNLFIDNRFTIPAAFVLGATYMAISLFQLYQLRDKRQRFRIELFAVAFFLLTAVVISVLAAVATIDASLFVTGYGLLIGLSFLVVLVTLLVFPDVATNLGEAAEVRYAKTTLTQVNRPVELVRLSALMVEDKLYRNENLSLSMVAEHLGLSQHQLSELINAEHGYGFSQFIREHRINDAKQQLLTEPTASVLAISLAAGFTSQSSFYTAFSQIVGESPGKYRKRHQA from the coding sequence ATGACAACACTGTTAACCATTTCAATCGGGTTTTCAGTGGTCAGCGCCCTGATGCTACTGGGCACATACTCGCTGCTCTATCATCGCTGGAACAAATCCTGGACATCGATAGCGACCGCTGCAATTCTGCTGCTGACCTTTTGCGTCACCCAGTTGCTGCATCTGCAACACATCGACAACCCGGAAGACTTGTTCGCATCCAAGTGGTACTCCACGCTGATCCTGCTGTCGTCACCGGCGTTCTATCTGTTCCTGCGCGAGTACCTGCTGGTCGATGCCAGGCTGACGCTGCGATCTTGCCTGCATGCGATCCCCCTCTTGTTAAACCTGTTTATCGATAATCGATTCACCATTCCAGCCGCCTTCGTCCTGGGCGCGACCTATATGGCCATCTCGCTGTTTCAGCTCTACCAACTGCGCGATAAACGCCAGCGCTTCAGGATCGAGTTGTTTGCTGTTGCCTTCTTTTTACTAACGGCGGTTGTCATCAGCGTATTAGCTGCGGTTGCAACGATCGATGCCAGCCTGTTCGTCACCGGCTATGGCCTGCTGATCGGTCTGTCGTTTCTGGTGGTGCTGGTAACCCTGCTGGTCTTTCCGGATGTGGCCACCAATCTGGGTGAAGCCGCCGAGGTTCGATACGCCAAAACGACACTCACGCAAGTCAATCGCCCTGTGGAACTGGTCAGGCTGAGCGCACTGATGGTGGAGGACAAACTCTACCGTAATGAGAACCTGTCACTATCAATGGTGGCGGAACACCTGGGACTGTCGCAGCACCAGCTGTCCGAGCTGATCAATGCCGAACATGGTTACGGTTTCTCGCAATTCATACGCGAGCATCGTATCAACGATGCCAAGCAGCAACTGCTGACCGAGCCCACAGCGTCAGTGCTGGCCATCAGTCTGGCCGCAGGATTCACATCACAGTCCAGCTTCTATACCGCCTTCAGCCAGATTGTCGGCGAGTCACCTGGCAAGTACCGTAAACGGCATCAGGCGTAG
- a CDS encoding endo-1,4-beta-xylanase — protein MSSNHLAAGRQFRLSALLISILLGVLSGCSDSSDSDEPTTQVPDASLTPLVLEPLPNPPLTEAPSADDEPVPFDSVFHTVTDYALVRDTGPRIDDEIIADLTEADFSAGLPEAEITVPAEVDTASNGAPFFEGLSNVRVEAGQRLEIRYVPRDPEGELPGMFPLALPEGATFDDNFDGTKTLNWQTYQADIGITGFTVVAIDPDNGEYRSSQTVLIAIDPPSDPASVPNIAPSIVPIATYTVRAGDPVSIFIIGTDRNGTTPSIELVDPPANAILTPDARTPEWQILHAVPETAGTLIIDVLTRDADDPSLTGLDQITLNVVEPADFERSGERLKAAAAGSNVQFGSAISPVFYMQADGALYESIAASEFGVMSPESSMKWIAINPVPGQFEFADMDNLISFAKANDMQVRGHPLVWHRSLPDWVEQSEVEDREVHMREFITRVMNRYSDDVTYWDVINEPVADDGGMRDSLWFEAMGEQYIDIAFAQARELDPTAVLVLNEYDIGFAGPKFDGLLSLLDRLEAREVPVDAVGFQLHVFSSFDQFDELAANMAAIAERGLDIHITELDVAIVNDDSEQTQADVYSSIVDTCLAQVRCTVIQSWGFTDRYSFRTTQSPLYLNTDYVTKPAYQALQEALGGN, from the coding sequence ATGTCCTCAAATCACCTTGCTGCAGGTCGACAGTTCAGACTGTCTGCACTATTGATCAGCATTCTCCTTGGCGTGCTATCCGGCTGCAGTGACAGTAGCGATAGTGATGAACCAACGACCCAAGTGCCAGATGCCTCGCTTACCCCTTTGGTACTCGAACCACTACCCAATCCGCCATTGACGGAAGCCCCTTCTGCCGATGATGAGCCCGTGCCGTTCGATTCAGTATTCCATACCGTCACCGACTACGCCCTGGTTCGCGACACCGGACCTCGGATCGATGATGAAATCATCGCAGATCTGACGGAAGCGGACTTCTCGGCCGGCTTGCCGGAAGCCGAGATAACCGTGCCTGCCGAGGTAGATACGGCCAGCAACGGCGCGCCGTTTTTCGAGGGGCTGTCCAATGTACGTGTAGAGGCCGGACAACGACTGGAAATTCGTTACGTGCCGCGTGACCCGGAAGGGGAACTGCCGGGGATGTTCCCACTGGCACTGCCTGAAGGCGCTACCTTTGATGACAACTTCGACGGCACTAAAACCTTGAACTGGCAGACCTACCAGGCCGATATCGGCATCACCGGCTTCACCGTAGTGGCCATCGATCCGGACAATGGCGAGTATCGTAGCTCGCAGACGGTGCTGATCGCAATCGACCCACCATCTGATCCTGCCAGCGTGCCAAACATTGCACCCTCTATCGTGCCAATAGCCACCTACACCGTCAGAGCTGGCGATCCCGTATCCATCTTCATCATCGGTACCGACCGCAATGGCACGACCCCTAGCATCGAGCTGGTTGACCCACCTGCGAACGCGATCCTGACGCCCGATGCGCGTACGCCTGAATGGCAAATCCTGCATGCCGTGCCAGAGACCGCAGGCACCCTCATCATCGATGTATTGACCCGTGATGCCGACGATCCATCACTGACCGGACTCGACCAGATCACTCTGAACGTGGTTGAACCTGCAGACTTTGAGCGCAGCGGCGAACGCCTGAAAGCAGCTGCAGCAGGTTCAAACGTCCAGTTCGGCAGCGCCATATCCCCGGTGTTCTACATGCAGGCAGACGGTGCGCTCTACGAGTCGATCGCAGCCAGCGAGTTTGGTGTCATGTCACCGGAGAGCTCCATGAAGTGGATCGCAATAAACCCTGTGCCAGGGCAATTCGAGTTCGCCGACATGGACAACCTGATCAGCTTTGCCAAAGCCAACGACATGCAGGTACGTGGTCATCCACTGGTATGGCATCGTAGTCTGCCCGATTGGGTGGAGCAGAGCGAGGTTGAAGATCGCGAAGTTCATATGCGTGAATTCATCACCCGCGTCATGAATCGCTACAGTGACGATGTCACCTACTGGGATGTCATCAACGAGCCGGTAGCGGACGACGGTGGCATGCGTGATTCCCTGTGGTTTGAAGCGATGGGAGAGCAATACATCGATATCGCTTTCGCCCAGGCTCGTGAGCTGGACCCCACTGCTGTACTGGTACTCAACGAATACGACATCGGCTTTGCCGGACCTAAGTTTGACGGCCTGTTAAGCCTGCTGGACAGACTGGAGGCACGTGAAGTACCCGTGGATGCCGTCGGATTCCAATTACACGTCTTCTCAAGCTTCGACCAGTTCGATGAGCTGGCGGCCAACATGGCAGCAATTGCAGAACGTGGACTCGATATTCATATCACCGAGCTGGATGTTGCCATTGTCAACGACGATAGCGAGCAAACTCAGGCTGATGTATACAGCAGCATCGTCGACACCTGTCTGGCACAGGTGCGCTGCACCGTGATTCAGAGCTGGGGCTTTACGGATCGTTATTCGTTTCGAACCACCCAGTCACCGCTTTATCTGAATACTGACTATGTGACCAAGCCTGCTTATCAGGCATTGCAGGAAGCTTTAGGCGGAAACTAA
- a CDS encoding LysR family transcriptional regulator, translating to MNNWDDIRYFLAVTRSGSVSGAAKVLGVNHSTVTRRIQSFEAKHGVELFIRQRDGYEMTEAADTILEQAQQMEEQSQQLSRTLYGRDSRLEGPISLTMTHDMFEYCLAEDLAQFQRKHPGIELNLIVSPGLRNLNSREADLAIRLTQAPPDYLVGHEVAGLQHGIYSSRQRPPDEPLGIVLWRDQEARPDWVAEHFPKASIALRVDNLSSMYAAVRAGFGVARMHCYMPDSLDHDDVIKLPISLPPSDWSVWVLSHTDLRKTRRVQLCRKFLLDRLKEKRGLFEGEQSVS from the coding sequence ATGAATAATTGGGACGACATTCGCTATTTTCTGGCCGTGACCCGCTCTGGCAGCGTGTCGGGGGCGGCCAAAGTCCTGGGAGTCAATCACTCCACCGTTACCCGTCGTATCCAGAGTTTCGAAGCGAAACACGGCGTTGAGCTGTTCATCCGGCAACGCGACGGCTATGAAATGACGGAGGCTGCCGATACAATCCTCGAACAGGCGCAGCAGATGGAGGAGCAGTCACAGCAGCTTTCACGCACCTTGTATGGTCGGGATAGCCGACTGGAAGGGCCTATCAGTCTGACCATGACACACGACATGTTCGAGTACTGCCTAGCAGAGGATCTGGCGCAGTTTCAGCGAAAACATCCGGGGATAGAATTGAATCTGATTGTCAGCCCGGGACTGCGAAATCTGAATAGCCGTGAGGCTGATCTGGCGATTCGGCTGACACAGGCGCCCCCTGACTATCTGGTAGGACATGAGGTTGCCGGGTTGCAGCACGGCATCTACTCAAGCAGGCAACGGCCCCCCGATGAACCTCTTGGTATTGTATTGTGGCGTGATCAGGAAGCACGACCTGACTGGGTCGCAGAGCATTTTCCCAAAGCCAGTATTGCACTGCGTGTGGATAACCTGTCGAGTATGTACGCGGCTGTGCGCGCAGGCTTCGGTGTAGCCCGCATGCATTGTTATATGCCAGACAGCCTCGACCATGATGACGTGATCAAGCTACCCATCTCGTTGCCCCCTTCAGACTGGTCGGTATGGGTCCTGAGCCATACCGATCTGAGAAAGACCCGACGCGTGCAACTTTGTCGTAAGTTTCTGCTAGACAGGCTCAAAGAGAAACGCGGGCTTTTCGAAGGCGAGCAATCTGTCAGTTAG
- a CDS encoding HPP family protein, with amino-acid sequence MKEPLLKSIMTPFPYSVESTASLTEAREMMQEHGVRHLPVTSSHQLTGLLDIMDIDSATEKLAEGTDPDQVTVKQVLADRDYYSVDLDQPLHAVLREMAYEHLSAAVVTTHGRLAGIFTATDACRAFADHLDRQFRPGEDEPPEAA; translated from the coding sequence ATGAAAGAACCGTTGCTGAAATCCATCATGACCCCGTTTCCTTATTCGGTGGAATCGACAGCGTCGCTGACTGAAGCCAGGGAAATGATGCAGGAGCATGGTGTCAGACATCTGCCGGTTACATCCTCGCACCAGCTGACGGGCCTATTGGATATTATGGATATCGATAGCGCAACTGAAAAACTGGCCGAAGGAACAGATCCTGATCAAGTCACCGTCAAACAGGTGCTCGCTGATCGTGATTACTACAGCGTCGATCTGGATCAGCCGCTGCATGCGGTGCTGCGTGAGATGGCATATGAGCATCTGAGTGCCGCGGTGGTTACCACCCATGGGCGTCTGGCGGGTATCTTCACCGCAACTGATGCCTGCAGGGCGTTTGCCGATCACCTTGATCGCCAATTCCGGCCCGGTGAAGATGAGCCGCCTGAGGCCGCCTAG
- a CDS encoding alpha/beta hydrolase family esterase, with protein MPLYELAKSSIGRCFAAVYVLIAGLVLSVALPSMALALEQVGDFGENPGELLMYLHRPAEERDNMPLVVALHGCQQTAEGFDEATGLRALAEQIPFLLLLPEQSEKNMSRRCFRWYDTDDNRPRQGESASILAMIDNLIEKEGVDPSRVYVLGLSAGGAMSAVLLSNYPSRFAGGAIFAGLPFDCNQSAGAFDFSWYWLHYIPYALDGADASYACGVAGFGYTNREAEQWAEFITQNAESMPEQWPLISLWQGTADETVDPDNLMELTEQWTAVQNIDTVVDVQQVFGNATREVYHDETGNPRVEAWSLQDFGHAVPIDTDGDPEDCGAAADYIVNADLCAVRRVAEFWGLL; from the coding sequence ATGCCTCTGTACGAACTCGCAAAGTCTTCGATTGGCCGATGTTTTGCGGCTGTGTATGTGTTGATTGCAGGCCTCGTATTATCTGTGGCTCTGCCCTCGATGGCATTGGCACTTGAGCAGGTGGGTGACTTTGGAGAGAATCCGGGTGAGTTGCTGATGTATCTGCATCGACCTGCTGAGGAGCGCGACAATATGCCTCTGGTAGTCGCCCTGCACGGCTGCCAGCAAACGGCTGAAGGCTTTGATGAGGCCACTGGATTAAGGGCGCTTGCCGAGCAAATACCGTTCCTGCTGTTGCTGCCAGAGCAAAGTGAGAAGAATATGTCCAGGCGCTGTTTTCGTTGGTACGACACGGACGATAATCGGCCGCGGCAAGGCGAAAGTGCATCAATCCTGGCAATGATCGATAACCTCATCGAAAAGGAAGGCGTAGATCCGTCGCGTGTCTATGTTCTTGGACTCTCTGCTGGTGGCGCCATGAGCGCGGTGCTTTTATCTAATTACCCCAGTCGATTTGCAGGCGGCGCCATCTTTGCCGGCTTGCCGTTTGACTGCAACCAGAGCGCCGGTGCGTTTGATTTCAGCTGGTACTGGCTGCACTACATCCCCTATGCACTGGATGGTGCGGATGCCAGCTATGCTTGTGGGGTTGCAGGTTTTGGGTATACGAACCGCGAAGCTGAGCAGTGGGCAGAATTCATCACGCAGAACGCAGAATCGATGCCCGAACAATGGCCGTTGATATCACTGTGGCAGGGCACGGCTGATGAGACGGTCGATCCGGACAATCTCATGGAATTGACTGAACAATGGACGGCTGTTCAGAATATCGACACGGTGGTGGATGTTCAGCAGGTGTTTGGCAATGCGACCCGAGAGGTTTATCACGATGAGACGGGGAATCCGCGAGTGGAGGCCTGGTCACTTCAGGACTTTGGCCATGCTGTGCCAATTGATACCGATGGCGACCCCGAGGATTGTGGTGCGGCGGCGGATTATATTGTTAATGCAGATCTGTGTGCGGTGAGGCGAGTGGCCGAGTTTTGGGGGCTGCTGTGA
- a CDS encoding GFA family protein, with product MNEYHGKCVCGAVGIHAKAAASVGSCHCETCRRWCGGPMFAVHAEGQPTITGEESITRFRSSDFAERGFCSQCGSNLFYHLLPGEFSAEGAYMLAAGMLELPDDMSFDSEIYVDSQPDWYRFDKAESRTRMTEKEFLQSLGIPI from the coding sequence ATGAACGAATATCACGGAAAATGTGTGTGTGGCGCTGTTGGGATCCATGCGAAGGCCGCGGCCAGTGTTGGCAGCTGTCACTGTGAGACGTGCCGACGTTGGTGCGGAGGACCGATGTTTGCGGTGCATGCTGAAGGACAACCGACAATCACTGGCGAAGAGTCCATTACCCGCTTTCGTTCATCGGATTTTGCTGAACGCGGCTTTTGCAGTCAATGTGGCAGTAATCTCTTCTATCACCTGTTGCCAGGGGAATTCAGTGCGGAAGGCGCTTATATGCTGGCCGCGGGTATGCTGGAACTTCCTGATGATATGTCTTTCGACAGTGAAATCTATGTCGACTCCCAACCAGACTGGTACCGTTTCGATAAGGCTGAATCACGAACGCGAATGACTGAGAAGGAATTTCTGCAAAGCCTGGGTATCCCCATTTGA
- a CDS encoding GyrI-like domain-containing protein, with protein MPILRWYSRGAGLSGTRRVRGARGLHATCLHTGPYALLSDSYRWLYRHWLRSSAHDARDNPCHEVYLNAPYNTLPAKLETLICLPLEA; from the coding sequence TTGCCGATCCTTCGCTGGTATTCCCGTGGCGCTGGACTTTCAGGTACCCGAAGGGTACGAGGTGCAAGAGGTCTGCATGCCACCTGTCTGCATACCGGGCCCTATGCTCTGTTATCGGACAGCTATCGCTGGCTGTATCGACACTGGTTGCGAAGCTCGGCGCACGATGCACGTGATAACCCTTGTCATGAGGTTTATCTGAATGCGCCTTACAATACGTTGCCTGCGAAGCTTGAGACGTTGATTTGTTTGCCGTTGGAAGCGTGA